Proteins encoded within one genomic window of Carassius carassius chromosome 22, fCarCar2.1, whole genome shotgun sequence:
- the ndufa12 gene encoding NADH dehydrogenase [ubiquinone] 1 alpha subcomplex subunit 12, with protein MAEYANLVRRAAGQLTGHGGVKGFLLQLFRVNDIKTGALVGIDKYGNKYYEDNQYFFGRHRWVIYTTEMNGKKTLWDVDGSMVPAEWHRWLHSMTDDPPTTHPPEPKKFLAKVHQFNNSGTLNCYVPYSTTRKKIHEWVPPKAEK; from the exons ATGGCGGAGTACGCGAATTTAGTGCGGCGGGCCGCGGGTCAACTCACCGGTCATGGTGGCGTTAAAGGCTTCCTCCTGCAGCTCTTCAG GGTGAATGATATCAAGACTGGAGCCTTGGTGGGAATTGACAAATATGGCAACAAATACTATGAGGACAACCAATACTTTTTCG GCCGTCACCGATGGGTGATTTACACGACGGAGATGAATGGCAAGAAAACTTTGTGGGATGTTGATGGCAGCATGGTCCCTGCCGAATG GCACCGTTGGCTGCACAGCATGACGGATGACCCTCCCACCACTCATCCTCCAGAACCCAAGAAGTTCCTGGCCAAAGTTCATCAGTTCAACAACAGTGGCACACTGAACTGCTATGTACCCTATTCAACCACTCGCAAGAAGATTCACGAGTGGGTGCCACCAAAAGCCGAGAAATAA
- the nr2c1 gene encoding nuclear receptor subfamily 2 group C member 1 isoform X1, which translates to MEGESPRIQLVSADGGLQILTEQQLAQKVQIVTAIDQAGAGKQQFILANLDYPNQEKLFIKQENSPAKVILTSANGSAVNQLLFASPELTGQQIQFVTEGSEQGTTKLPVEYCVVCGDKASGRHYGAVSCEGCKGFFKRSIRKNLVYTCRGSGGCVINKHHRNRCQYCRLQRCMALGMKQDSVQCERKPVEVSREKPANCAPSIEKIYIRKNLCSPLAAMPTFVSEKETTRYKCECVIVSNTIFFFPNAGSDHRSTSLLDSNMLLNIQQSLSKLDNTILIPSSPDQNDSSQGDLGTLANVVTSLGHLSKSREMMDSSTDLSRMETMSNDDSVMTDIQRDESNDVTRAFDTLTKVLQPGEGCGEEVAEGSVRVDEQTTALLELEGPLLSDMHVPFKLMMPLPMPDFLNLNYICESASRLLFLSMHWARSIPAFQALGSENSITLMKACWNELFALGLAQCSHIMNVETILTAIISHLQTNLDEEKLSPERVKLVMEHIWRMQEFCNSMSRMSPDAYEYAYLKAVVLFSPDHCGVDGTLQIERFQEKAYMELQDYVSKVYPEDTYRLSKLLVRLPALRLMSAAVTEELFFAGLIGNVQIDSIIPYILKMESTDYNSQPISTAE; encoded by the exons ATGGAAGGAGAAAGTCCCAGAATTCAGCTGGTGTCTGCAGATGGAGGCCTGCAG ATTTTGACGGAGCAGCAGTTGGCTCAGAAGGTGCAGATAGTCACAGCCATTGATCAGGCTGGAGCCGGCAAGCAGCAGTTTATATTAGCTAACCTGGATTACCCCAACCAGGAGAAACTGTTCATCAAACAGGAGAACTCACCAGCCAAGGTCATCTTGACTTCTGCCAATGGGTCAGCTGTCAATCAACTGCTGTTTGCATCACCTGAGCTGACAGGACAACAAATCCAG TTTGTGACGGAGGGCTCAGAACAGGGCACTACGAAACTTCCAGTGGAGTATTGTGTAGTTTGTGGAGACAAGGCCTCAG GTCGTCATTATGGAGCAGTGAGCTGTGAGGGCTGTAAGGGTTTCTTCAAGCGCAGCATTAGGAAGAATCTGGTGTACACGTGCCGCGGGTCTGGAGGATGTGTCATCAACAAACACCATCGGAACCGTTGTCAGTACTGCAGACTGCAGCGCTGCATGGCCCTCGGCATGAAACAAGACT cTGTTCAGTGTGAGAGGAAACCGGTAGAGGTGTCGAGAGAGAAGCCAGCAAACTGTGCGCCCTCCATCGAAAAGATCTACATCCGTAAAAACCTCTGCAGTCCTCTCGCCGCCATGCCAACGTTTGTTAGTGAAAAAGAGACTACCAggtataaatgtgaatgtgtgattgtgtcaaatacaatctttttttttcctaacGCTGGGTCTGATCACAGGTCCACCAGTTTACTGGATTCAAACATGCTCTTGAACATCCAGCAGTCTCTGTCCAAACTTGACAACACCATTTTAATCCCTTCTTCACCAGATcag AATGATTCTAGTCAAGGAGATCTGGGTACCTTGGCCAACGTGGTCACGTCTCTCGGTCACCTCAGCAAAAGTCGTGAGATGATGGACAGCAGTACCGACCTATCGAGGATGGAGACCATGAGTAACGATGACAGCGTTATGACGGACATTCAAAGGGATGAGTCGAATGATGTCACACG GGCCTTTGACACGCTCACAAAGGTGCTTCAGCCTGGGGAGGGTTGTGGGGAAGAGGTGGCTGAGGGGTCTGTCAGGGTTGATGAACAGACCACCGCCCTGCTGGAACTAGAAGGACCGCTGCTCTCAGATATGCATGTGCCCTTTAAG CTGATGATGCCGCTGCCCATGCCAGACTTCCTGAATCTGAATTACATCTGTGAATCAGCTTCCCGTCTGCTGTTCCTCTCCATGCACTGGGCACGCTCTATTCCAGCTTTCCAGGCTCTTGG CTCAGAGAACAGCATCACGCTGATGAAGGCCTGCTGGAATGAGTTGTTTGCTTTAGGTCTGGCTCAGTGTTCACACATTATGAATGTGGAAACAATCCTCACAGCCATAATCAGCCACTTACAGACCAACCTGGATGAAG AAAAATTGTCCCCGGAGCGGGTGAAGCTTGTCATGGAGCATATCTGGCGTATGCAGGAATTTTGTAACAGTATGAGTCGCATGAGTCCCGATGCATATGAATATGCTTACCTCAAAGCTGTGGTTCTCTTCAGCCCag ATCACTGTGGAGTGGATGGCACCCTTCAAATCGAACGCTTTCAGGAGAAAGCCTACATGGAACTACAGGACTATGTGAGCAAAGTGTATCCAGAGGACACATATCG TCTTTCAAAACTGTTAGTTCGTCTGCCTGCTCTGCGGCTCATGAGCGCGGCGGTGACCGAAGAGCTCTTTTTCGCCGGTCTCATCGGGAACGTCCAGATCGACAGCATCATTCCCTACATCCTCAAAATGGAGTCTACCGACTACAACAGCCAGCCAATCAGCACTGCTGAGTGA
- the nr2c1 gene encoding nuclear receptor subfamily 2 group C member 1 isoform X2, with amino-acid sequence MEGESPRIQLVSADGGLQILTEQQLAQKVQIVTAIDQAGAGKQQFILANLDYPNQEKLFIKQENSPAKVILTSANGSAVNQLLFASPELTGQQIQFVTEGSEQGTTKLPVEYCVVCGDKASGRHYGAVSCEGCKGFFKRSIRKNLVYTCRGSGGCVINKHHRNRCQYCRLQRCMALGMKQDSVQCERKPVEVSREKPANCAPSIEKIYIRKNLCSPLAAMPTFVSEKETTRSTSLLDSNMLLNIQQSLSKLDNTILIPSSPDQNDSSQGDLGTLANVVTSLGHLSKSREMMDSSTDLSRMETMSNDDSVMTDIQRDESNDVTRAFDTLTKVLQPGEGCGEEVAEGSVRVDEQTTALLELEGPLLSDMHVPFKLMMPLPMPDFLNLNYICESASRLLFLSMHWARSIPAFQALGSENSITLMKACWNELFALGLAQCSHIMNVETILTAIISHLQTNLDEEKLSPERVKLVMEHIWRMQEFCNSMSRMSPDAYEYAYLKAVVLFSPDHCGVDGTLQIERFQEKAYMELQDYVSKVYPEDTYRLSKLLVRLPALRLMSAAVTEELFFAGLIGNVQIDSIIPYILKMESTDYNSQPISTAE; translated from the exons ATGGAAGGAGAAAGTCCCAGAATTCAGCTGGTGTCTGCAGATGGAGGCCTGCAG ATTTTGACGGAGCAGCAGTTGGCTCAGAAGGTGCAGATAGTCACAGCCATTGATCAGGCTGGAGCCGGCAAGCAGCAGTTTATATTAGCTAACCTGGATTACCCCAACCAGGAGAAACTGTTCATCAAACAGGAGAACTCACCAGCCAAGGTCATCTTGACTTCTGCCAATGGGTCAGCTGTCAATCAACTGCTGTTTGCATCACCTGAGCTGACAGGACAACAAATCCAG TTTGTGACGGAGGGCTCAGAACAGGGCACTACGAAACTTCCAGTGGAGTATTGTGTAGTTTGTGGAGACAAGGCCTCAG GTCGTCATTATGGAGCAGTGAGCTGTGAGGGCTGTAAGGGTTTCTTCAAGCGCAGCATTAGGAAGAATCTGGTGTACACGTGCCGCGGGTCTGGAGGATGTGTCATCAACAAACACCATCGGAACCGTTGTCAGTACTGCAGACTGCAGCGCTGCATGGCCCTCGGCATGAAACAAGACT cTGTTCAGTGTGAGAGGAAACCGGTAGAGGTGTCGAGAGAGAAGCCAGCAAACTGTGCGCCCTCCATCGAAAAGATCTACATCCGTAAAAACCTCTGCAGTCCTCTCGCCGCCATGCCAACGTTTGTTAGTGAAAAAGAGACTACCAg GTCCACCAGTTTACTGGATTCAAACATGCTCTTGAACATCCAGCAGTCTCTGTCCAAACTTGACAACACCATTTTAATCCCTTCTTCACCAGATcag AATGATTCTAGTCAAGGAGATCTGGGTACCTTGGCCAACGTGGTCACGTCTCTCGGTCACCTCAGCAAAAGTCGTGAGATGATGGACAGCAGTACCGACCTATCGAGGATGGAGACCATGAGTAACGATGACAGCGTTATGACGGACATTCAAAGGGATGAGTCGAATGATGTCACACG GGCCTTTGACACGCTCACAAAGGTGCTTCAGCCTGGGGAGGGTTGTGGGGAAGAGGTGGCTGAGGGGTCTGTCAGGGTTGATGAACAGACCACCGCCCTGCTGGAACTAGAAGGACCGCTGCTCTCAGATATGCATGTGCCCTTTAAG CTGATGATGCCGCTGCCCATGCCAGACTTCCTGAATCTGAATTACATCTGTGAATCAGCTTCCCGTCTGCTGTTCCTCTCCATGCACTGGGCACGCTCTATTCCAGCTTTCCAGGCTCTTGG CTCAGAGAACAGCATCACGCTGATGAAGGCCTGCTGGAATGAGTTGTTTGCTTTAGGTCTGGCTCAGTGTTCACACATTATGAATGTGGAAACAATCCTCACAGCCATAATCAGCCACTTACAGACCAACCTGGATGAAG AAAAATTGTCCCCGGAGCGGGTGAAGCTTGTCATGGAGCATATCTGGCGTATGCAGGAATTTTGTAACAGTATGAGTCGCATGAGTCCCGATGCATATGAATATGCTTACCTCAAAGCTGTGGTTCTCTTCAGCCCag ATCACTGTGGAGTGGATGGCACCCTTCAAATCGAACGCTTTCAGGAGAAAGCCTACATGGAACTACAGGACTATGTGAGCAAAGTGTATCCAGAGGACACATATCG TCTTTCAAAACTGTTAGTTCGTCTGCCTGCTCTGCGGCTCATGAGCGCGGCGGTGACCGAAGAGCTCTTTTTCGCCGGTCTCATCGGGAACGTCCAGATCGACAGCATCATTCCCTACATCCTCAAAATGGAGTCTACCGACTACAACAGCCAGCCAATCAGCACTGCTGAGTGA